A portion of the Scleropages formosus chromosome 13, fSclFor1.1, whole genome shotgun sequence genome contains these proteins:
- the slitrk2 gene encoding SLIT and NTRK-like protein 2 codes for MLKGVLLLGVLTVCSLPKGTESRRTSRDLCRSRCPCEEKESILNINCESKGFTTVSLFQPPQNKVCQLFLNGNFLSKLSANDFVNYGNVSSLHLGNNGLQEIQAGAFNGLKILKRLHLNNNNLEIVREDTFLGLESLEYLQADYNYISTIEPGAFSKLNKLKVLILNDNLLLSLPSNVFRFVLLTHLDLRGNRLKSLPFAGVLEHIGGIMEIQLEENPWNCTCDLVPLKAWLDTISVFVGDVVCETPFRLHGKDITQLIRQDLCPRRNAGDAGPRVPQQHPAGSDSQQRAPPLPTQHTGVTPTRAPKASRPPRMRNRPTPRVTSNKDKHVFGPIMVYQTRSPVPIACPEICICTSQNPDSGLNINCQERKLHNVTDLHPKPSYPKKLHLTGNYLQTIYRTDFTEYSTLELLHLGNNRIAVIQDGAFENLTILRRLYLNGNYIESLSQSLFAGLQSLQYLYLEYNVIKTILPQTFNLLHNLQLLFLNNNLLRSLPDNVFGGTMLTRLNLRNNHFSHLPVKGVLDQLSPFIQIDLQENPWECTCDIVPLKDWMEQSSTSVVVNEITCDSPSKHAGWLLRSLRNEAICPETEETTATTTSTAATSTDATTIPETTATEPQPQVHTEVPLSVLILGLLVVFILSVCFGAGLFVFVLKRRKGIESAPSSANNLDLNSFQVQYGSYSTDTSMEKAESHVYNYIPPPVGQMCQNPIYMQKETDQVAYYRNLKELSFSALDHKKEEPSRSPAYTISTVEFMEKQPCGTREQDLLYQNIAERGKELPSAGGLSLTFCTLPKRPPAPPHQPDRWSRTVLYGTPRKHWAEQSKNEHPLLLGKIKIEPDYLEVLEKQTAMSQL; via the coding sequence ATGCTGAAGGGCGTCCTGTTGCTCGGCGTCCTCACCGTGTGCAGCCTCCCCAAAGGGACGGAGAGCCGCAGGACGTCCAGGGACCTGTGCAGGAGCCGCTGTCCGTGCGAGGAGAAGGAGAGCATCCTCAACATCAACTGCGAGAGCAAGGGATTTACAACTGTGAGCCTCTTCCAGCCCCCGCAGAACAAGGTGTGCCAGCTGTTCCTCAACGGAAACTTTCTCTCCAAACTGAGCGCGAATGATTTCGTCAACTATGGCAACGTGAGCTCCCTTCATCTGGGCAATAACGGGCTGCAGGAGATCCAGGCAGGGGCTTTTAATGGACTGAAAATTTTGAAGCGCCTCCATCTGAACAATAACAACCTGGAGATTGTTAGAGAGGACACCTTCCTCGGGCTGGAAAGTTTGGAGTACCTGCAGGCTGACTATAACTACATCAGCACCATCGAGCCTGGCGCGTTCAGCAAGCTCAACAAGCTCAAGGTACTGATCCTCAACGACAATCTGCTGCTCTCGCTGCCCAGCAACGTGTTTCGCTTTGTCCTGCTGACCCATCTGGACCTGAGGGGGAACCGGCTCAAGTCGCTGCCCTTCGCCGGCGTGCTGGAGCACATCGGGGGCATCATGGAGATCCAGCTTGAGGAGAACCCGTGGAACTGCACGTGTGACCTGGTCCCCCTGAAAGCGTGGCTGGACACCATCTCCGTGTTCGTGGGCGACGTTGTGTGCGAGACGCCCTTCAGGCTGCATGGGAAGGACATCACGCAGTTGATAAGGCAGGACCTGTGCCCGAGGAGGAATGCGGGAGACGCGGGCCCCAGGGTGCCTCAGCAGCACCCGGCGGGGTCCGATTCCCAACAGCGAGCGCCACCTCTTCCCACCCAGCACACCGGCGTGACCCCAACGCGGGCCCCCAAGGCATCGCGGCCACCCAGGATGAGAAATCGACCCACCCCGCGGGTGACATCCAACAAAGACAAGCACGTGTTTGGACCCATCATGGTTTACCAGACTAGATCCCCGGTTCCGATCGCGTGCCCGGAGATATGCATCTGCACTTCCCAAAACCCCGACAGTGGACTGAACATCAACTGCCAGGAGAGGAAATTGCACAATGTAACGGATCTCCATCCGAAGCCTTCGTATCCAAAGAAGCTGCACTTGACAGGTAATTACTTACAGACCATATACAGGACTGATTTTACAGAGTACAGCACCCTGGAGCTCCTGCACCTCGGAAACAACAGGATTGCGGTCATCCAGGACGGGGCCTTTGAAAATTTGACCATTTTACGAAGACTCTACCTTAATGGAAATTATATCGAGAGCCTGTCTCAGTCTTTGTTTGCAGGCCTGCAGAGCCTGCAGTATTTATACCTGGAGTACAATGTTATCAAAACCATTCTGCCGCAGACGTTCAACCTTTTGCACAATCTGCAGCTGCTGTTCCTCAACAACAACCTGCTGAGGTCGCTCCCTGACAACGTGTTCGGGGGCACGATGCTAACGAGGCTCAACCTCAGGAACAACCACTTCTCTCACCTGCCGGTCAAGGGGGTTCTGGACCAGCTGTCACCCTTCATCCAGATCGACCTGCAGGAGAACCCGTGGGAGTGCACGTGCGACATCGTGCCGCTCAAGGACTGGATGGAGCAGTCCAGTACAAGCGTGGTGGTCAACGAAATCACGTGTGACTCCCCTTCCAAACATGCCGGCTGGCTCCTCAGGTCCTTGCGCAATGAGGCCATCTGTCCGGAGACCGAAGAGACCACCGCGACCACCACGTCCACCGCAGCCACCAGCACTGACGCGACCACCATCCCGGAGACCACCGCCACTGAACCGCAGCCGCAGGTTCACACCGAGGTGCCCCTGTCCGTGCTGATTCTGGGCCTCCTTGTGGTGTTCATCCTGTCCGTCTGCTTCGGAGCGGGTCTCTTTGTTTTCGTCCTCAAGCGGCGCAAGGGCATCGAGAGCGCCCCGTCCAGCGCCAACAACCTGGATCTAAACTCTTTCCAGGTCCAGTACGGCTCCTACAGCACTGACACGAGCATGGAGAAAGCAGAGAGCCACGTGTACAACTACATCCCACCCCCCGTGGGGCAGATGTGCCAAAACCCCATATACATGCAGAAAGAAACAGACCAGGTGGCTTATTACAGAAACCTGAAAGAGCTGAGCTTCAGCGCTCTGGACCACAAAAAGGAGGAGCCGTCGAGGAGCCCAGCCTACACCATCAGCACGGTGGAGTTCATGGAGAAGCAGCCCTGTGGGACCCGAGAGCAGGATCTGCTCTACCAGAACATTGCGGAGAGGGGCAAGGAGCTACCCAGCGCAGGGGGGCTCAGCCTCACTTTCTGCACCCTGCCCAAAAGGCCCCCAGCGCCCCCGCACCAGCCGGACAGGTGGAGTAGAACCGTCCTGTACGGGACCCCGAGGAAGCATTGGGCCGAGCAGTCCAAAAACGAGCATCCTCTGCTTCTGGGGAAGATAAAGATCGAACCAGACTACCTCGAAgttctggaaaaacaaactgcaatgagccaattgtaa